From one Streptomyces sp. ICC1 genomic stretch:
- a CDS encoding DUF4097 family beta strand repeat-containing protein produces MAEAEQKTWSVAEPQKLTFEEPLTEVRVRVVGGTVNVVAADEGPARLEVAEIDGPPLYVVQEGGTLTVSYEDLPWNGAQGFKKWFEGKPWKAWSASDSGRKAWERSATVTLTVPAAAHVRLATVSATVFVSGVDGGTDVQGVSGDATLVGLSGRIKAHTVSGSVEAQSVTGELGFHSVSGGLTVVDGAGGSVRADSVSGDMLIDLALDDRSPSHPVEIFLNSVSGEVAIRLPHPADARVEANTATGGVSNAFEDLRVSGQLGAKRITGTLGAGTGSLRATTVSGSIALLRRPAASSPTDPTGPATPIALDKKVL; encoded by the coding sequence ATGGCAGAGGCAGAGCAGAAGACGTGGTCGGTCGCCGAACCGCAGAAGCTCACCTTCGAGGAGCCGCTGACCGAGGTCCGCGTCCGCGTGGTCGGCGGCACGGTCAATGTCGTCGCCGCCGACGAGGGCCCGGCCCGCCTGGAAGTGGCCGAGATCGACGGGCCGCCCCTGTATGTGGTGCAAGAGGGCGGCACCCTCACCGTCTCCTACGAGGACCTCCCGTGGAACGGCGCGCAGGGGTTCAAGAAGTGGTTCGAGGGCAAGCCCTGGAAGGCCTGGTCCGCCTCCGACTCGGGCCGCAAGGCCTGGGAGCGCAGCGCGACCGTGACCCTGACGGTCCCGGCCGCCGCCCACGTGCGGCTGGCCACCGTCAGCGCCACCGTCTTCGTCTCCGGCGTCGACGGCGGCACCGACGTCCAGGGGGTCTCCGGAGACGCCACGCTCGTCGGCCTGTCCGGCCGGATCAAGGCGCACACCGTCTCCGGCAGCGTCGAGGCCCAGTCCGTGACCGGCGAGCTCGGCTTCCACTCCGTCTCCGGCGGACTGACCGTCGTCGACGGCGCGGGCGGCAGCGTACGGGCCGACTCGGTCAGCGGCGACATGCTCATCGACCTGGCGCTCGACGACCGGTCGCCGTCGCACCCGGTCGAGATCTTCCTCAACTCCGTCTCGGGGGAGGTCGCCATCCGCCTCCCGCACCCGGCGGACGCCCGGGTCGAGGCCAACACCGCCACCGGCGGCGTCTCCAACGCCTTCGAGGATCTGCGCGTCTCCGGCCAACTGGGCGCCAAGCGGATCACCGGCACCCTGGGCGCGGGCACCGGTAGCCTGCGCGCCACCACCGTCTCCGGATCCATCGCGCTGCTGCGCCGCCCGGCGGCCTCCTCCCCGACCGACCCGACCGGCCCGGCCACCCCGATCGCGCTCGACAAGAAGGTGCTCTGA
- a CDS encoding PadR family transcriptional regulator, with protein sequence MPPVFAHGRLRLYLLKLLDEAPRHGYEVIRLLEERFEGLYAPSAGTVYPRLAKLEAEGLVTHATEGGRKVYSINEAGRAELADRGGELADLELEIRDSVSELAAEIRADVSGAAGELRRELRAAASASATQVEDESWKAAKEELRKARAEWKEQARRAKDESRRAREEAQTARRQAKEAQERAREEVQRIASQLQEQFAKSGGVLGNLAGAWLGSSTPAAPSPPSAPTAADTAAPSAAPASASADWARDVSTTGDPARDLDRLLDRFRDDIRDVARDRGVSDGQLSQARTHLAEAAARIASALGPQA encoded by the coding sequence ATGCCGCCCGTCTTCGCCCACGGCCGCCTCCGCCTCTACCTCCTCAAGCTGCTCGACGAGGCCCCGCGCCACGGGTACGAGGTGATCCGGCTGCTCGAGGAGCGCTTCGAGGGGCTGTACGCGCCCTCCGCGGGCACGGTGTACCCGCGGCTGGCCAAGCTGGAGGCCGAAGGCCTGGTCACGCATGCCACCGAGGGCGGACGCAAGGTGTACTCGATCAACGAGGCGGGCCGTGCCGAACTGGCCGACCGCGGCGGTGAGCTGGCCGATCTCGAACTGGAGATCCGCGACTCCGTCTCCGAGCTGGCGGCCGAGATCCGCGCCGACGTGAGCGGTGCGGCGGGCGAGCTGCGGCGCGAGCTGCGGGCCGCGGCCAGCGCCTCGGCCACGCAGGTGGAGGACGAGTCCTGGAAGGCGGCCAAGGAGGAGCTCCGCAAGGCGAGGGCGGAGTGGAAGGAGCAGGCGCGCCGGGCGAAGGACGAGAGCCGCCGGGCCCGCGAGGAGGCCCAGACGGCCCGCCGCCAGGCCAAGGAGGCGCAGGAGCGCGCCCGCGAGGAGGTCCAGCGGATCGCGAGCCAGCTGCAGGAGCAGTTCGCGAAGTCGGGCGGAGTCCTGGGCAACCTGGCCGGAGCCTGGCTGGGCAGCTCCACCCCGGCCGCGCCGTCGCCCCCGTCCGCGCCGACCGCCGCGGACACGGCGGCCCCTTCGGCCGCGCCGGCCTCCGCCTCCGCGGACTGGGCGCGGGACGTGTCGACGACGGGGGACCCGGCCCGCGACCTGGACCGGCTGCTGGACCGCTTCCGCGACGACATCCGCGACGTGGCCCGCGACCGGGGCGTCAGCGACGGCCAGCTGTCGCAGGCCCGTACCCACCTGGCGGAGGCGGCCGCCCGCATCGCCTCGGCCCTCGGCCCGCAGGCCTAG
- a CDS encoding ALF repeat-containing protein — translation MKLSRIAAAVAAAALAPAVLLSSPAFATGQEAGAPAAPTAPDQAPADQPGQDEPGKDQAEQDRKAILAIIADPMASAYMKEAGLKAIADGPAAMRKFIETGQHTIRRDDYRVLIARLANDAGPGLIKGIKDIFRADATLAELRHFYEVTQHELRDDDNKVDISRLIGTGGSAVKEAGKEALKGTPADRIAFLKTGQYLAQASDDRVELARIDEGWDGPLLSEAIGKLLNGSATPAELRHFLQVTQYELRDQDNRVAIAKIIDGGGPELVKAGRAALAGTAADRSEFLKTGQHEARAKDKKAQQEKEKEQQEKEQQEKPEQDNSGSGSGSGSSTGNSAVTPQGGSGSSLASTGAGDSALIAGGAGTALVAGAGLLLASRMRRAASAR, via the coding sequence GTGAAGTTGTCCCGCATCGCCGCGGCGGTCGCCGCTGCCGCTCTGGCTCCGGCCGTGCTCCTGTCCTCCCCGGCCTTCGCCACGGGCCAGGAGGCCGGGGCCCCCGCCGCTCCGACCGCACCCGACCAGGCCCCGGCCGACCAGCCCGGCCAGGACGAGCCCGGCAAGGACCAGGCCGAGCAGGACCGCAAAGCCATCCTCGCGATCATCGCCGACCCGATGGCCAGCGCGTACATGAAGGAAGCCGGCCTCAAGGCCATCGCCGACGGCCCCGCGGCCATGCGCAAGTTCATCGAGACCGGCCAGCACACCATCCGCCGCGACGACTACCGGGTGCTGATCGCCCGGCTGGCGAACGACGCCGGTCCCGGTCTGATAAAGGGGATCAAGGACATCTTCCGGGCCGACGCGACCTTGGCGGAGCTGCGCCACTTCTACGAGGTCACCCAGCACGAGCTGCGCGACGACGACAACAAGGTCGACATCTCCCGGCTGATCGGTACCGGTGGCTCCGCGGTGAAGGAGGCGGGCAAGGAGGCCCTGAAGGGCACTCCCGCCGACCGCATCGCCTTCCTGAAGACGGGGCAGTACCTCGCGCAGGCCTCCGACGACCGCGTCGAGCTCGCCCGCATCGACGAAGGCTGGGACGGCCCCCTCCTGAGCGAGGCGATCGGCAAGCTCCTGAACGGTTCCGCGACCCCGGCCGAGCTGCGCCACTTCCTCCAGGTGACCCAGTACGAACTGCGCGACCAGGACAACCGTGTCGCGATCGCGAAGATCATCGACGGCGGGGGCCCGGAACTGGTCAAGGCCGGCCGCGCGGCGCTGGCGGGTACCGCCGCCGACCGCAGCGAGTTCCTGAAGACGGGCCAGCACGAGGCGCGCGCCAAGGACAAGAAGGCCCAGCAGGAGAAGGAGAAGGAACAGCAGGAAAAGGAGCAGCAGGAGAAGCCGGAGCAGGACAACTCCGGCTCCGGCTCCGGCTCCGGGAGCAGCACCGGGAATTCCGCTGTCACCCCTCAGGGCGGCAGCGGTTCCTCCCTCGCCTCCACCGGCGCCGGTGACTCCGCTCTGATCGCGGGTGGTGCGGGCACCGCACTCGTCGCCGGGGCAGGTCTCCTGCTCGCCTCGCGGATGCGCCGCGCCGCCTCCGCGCGCTGA
- a CDS encoding Clp protease N-terminal domain-containing protein, whose protein sequence is MFERFTQDARSAVTGAVTEAERSGAAAVTEEHLLLSLLSTGVLDPLDADRNAIAADLAAARRRGGMSKADEEALAGLGIDLTAIVARIEETHGEGALSAPAARERRGRTRFTPGAKKVLEQSLRIALGRKDRHISTLHLLLSLLSRPGTPAEVLTDHGITYAGAEAALAA, encoded by the coding sequence ATGTTCGAACGCTTCACCCAGGATGCCCGGTCCGCCGTGACGGGCGCGGTCACCGAGGCCGAGCGGTCCGGGGCCGCGGCCGTCACCGAGGAGCACCTGCTTCTCTCCCTGCTGTCGACGGGCGTCCTGGACCCCCTGGACGCAGACCGGAACGCGATCGCCGCCGACCTCGCGGCGGCCCGCCGCCGGGGCGGCATGTCCAAGGCGGACGAGGAGGCGCTGGCCGGCCTCGGCATCGACCTCACCGCGATCGTCGCCCGCATCGAGGAGACCCACGGCGAAGGCGCGCTCTCGGCCCCCGCCGCCCGCGAACGCCGCGGCCGCACCCGCTTCACTCCGGGCGCGAAGAAGGTCCTGGAGCAGTCGCTGCGCATCGCCCTGGGCCGCAAGGACCGGCACATCTCCACGCTCCACCTGCTCCTCTCCCTCCTCTCCCGCCCCGGTACGCCCGCTGAGGTCCTCACGGACCACGGGATCACCTACGCGGGAGCCGAGGCCGCCCTGGCGGCCTGA
- a CDS encoding helix-turn-helix domain-containing protein, producing the protein MTEATDLAARAGDRDPRVGLRAVAALRRLLEQLEAVQVRGARAQGWSWQDIAAELGVSRQAVHKKHGRL; encoded by the coding sequence ATGACGGAAGCTACCGATCTCGCCGCACGGGCCGGCGACCGCGACCCGCGAGTGGGCCTGCGCGCCGTGGCCGCCCTGCGCAGGCTGCTGGAGCAGCTGGAGGCCGTACAGGTGCGCGGGGCCCGCGCGCAGGGCTGGTCCTGGCAGGACATCGCGGCCGAGCTGGGCGTCAGCCGGCAGGCCGTACACAAGAAGCACGGGAGGCTCTGA
- a CDS encoding zinc-binding dehydrogenase — protein MFAAYAARIDRDQPLRGLELGDRPAPQARPGWVTVNVKAASLNHHDLWSLRGVGLGEEKLPMILGCDAAGIDQDGNEVVLHSVIGQSGHGVGPDEPRSILTERYQGTFAEQVTVPAWNVLRKPAELTFEQAACLPTAWLTAYRMLFTNAGVRPGDSVLVQGAGGGVATAAIVLGKAAGLRVFATSRDEAKRKRAVELGAEEAYEPGARLPRRVDAVIETVGAATWSHSVKSLRPGGTLVISGATSGDRPAHAELTRIFFLELKVVGSTMGSKDELEDLLSFCAATGVRPVIDETLPLDRAREGFEKLESGDLFGKIVLTM, from the coding sequence ATGTTCGCTGCCTACGCCGCCCGAATCGACCGTGACCAGCCGCTCCGAGGCCTTGAGCTGGGCGACCGCCCCGCCCCGCAGGCCCGCCCCGGCTGGGTGACCGTGAACGTCAAGGCCGCCTCCCTCAACCACCACGACCTGTGGTCGCTGCGCGGAGTCGGCCTCGGCGAGGAGAAGCTCCCCATGATCCTCGGCTGCGACGCGGCCGGGATCGACCAGGACGGCAACGAGGTCGTCCTGCACTCCGTCATCGGCCAGAGCGGCCACGGGGTCGGTCCCGACGAGCCCCGCTCGATCCTGACCGAGCGCTACCAGGGGACCTTCGCCGAGCAGGTCACCGTCCCCGCCTGGAACGTCCTGCGCAAGCCCGCCGAGCTCACCTTCGAACAGGCCGCCTGCCTGCCCACCGCATGGCTGACCGCCTACCGGATGCTGTTCACCAACGCCGGCGTCCGCCCCGGTGACTCGGTCCTGGTCCAGGGCGCGGGCGGCGGCGTCGCCACCGCCGCCATCGTCCTCGGCAAGGCCGCCGGCCTGCGGGTCTTCGCGACCAGCCGGGACGAGGCCAAACGCAAGCGCGCCGTGGAGCTGGGGGCCGAGGAGGCGTACGAGCCCGGCGCACGGCTCCCCCGCCGGGTCGACGCCGTCATCGAGACGGTCGGCGCCGCCACCTGGTCGCACTCGGTCAAGTCCCTGCGCCCCGGCGGCACCCTGGTCATCTCGGGCGCCACGAGCGGAGACCGGCCGGCGCACGCCGAGCTGACCCGGATCTTCTTCCTGGAGCTCAAGGTGGTCGGCTCGACGATGGGCTCGAAGGACGAGCTGGAGGACCTGCTGTCCTTCTGCGCGGCGACCGGCGTCCGCCCGGTGATCGACGAGACGCTGCCGCTGGACCGGGCCCGCGAGGGCTTCGAGAAGCTGGAGTCCGGGGACCTGTTCGGCAAGATCGTCCTCACGATGTAG
- a CDS encoding NADP-dependent malic enzyme gives MAAEIVNPRSDSVTDNNPDAVFALHRGGKMAIVATVPVHNKDDLSLAYTPGVAKVCSAIAEQPDLVNEYTWKSNVVAVVTDGTAVLGLGDIGPEASLPVMEGKAILFKQFGGVDAVPIALATKDTDEIIETVIRLAPSFGGVNLEDISAPRCFEIERRLQEALDIPIFHDDQHGTAIVTLAAMRNAAKLTGRTLGDLRAVISGAGAAGIAIAKILVDAGIGDVCVTDRKGVVSADRSDLTDVKAEIAGLTNKTGQTGSLENALAGADVFIGVSGGTVPESAVATMAKDCFVFAMANPNPEVHPDVAHKYAAVVATGRSDFPNQINNVLAFPGIFAGALKVRATRITEGMKIAAADAIAGVVGDELAADYVIPSPFDARVAEAVTAAVAAAAKADGVARLA, from the coding sequence GTGGCAGCGGAGATCGTCAATCCTCGCAGCGACAGCGTGACGGACAACAACCCGGATGCGGTGTTCGCGCTGCACCGGGGCGGCAAGATGGCCATCGTGGCCACCGTGCCGGTCCACAACAAGGACGACCTGTCCCTGGCGTACACGCCCGGCGTTGCGAAGGTCTGCAGCGCCATTGCCGAGCAGCCCGACCTGGTGAACGAATACACCTGGAAGTCCAACGTGGTCGCCGTCGTCACCGACGGTACGGCCGTGCTCGGACTCGGTGACATCGGGCCGGAAGCCTCCCTCCCCGTGATGGAGGGCAAGGCCATTCTCTTCAAGCAGTTCGGTGGTGTGGACGCGGTTCCGATCGCGCTCGCCACCAAGGACACGGACGAGATCATCGAGACCGTGATCCGCCTCGCGCCGTCCTTCGGCGGGGTGAACCTGGAGGACATCTCGGCGCCGCGCTGCTTCGAGATCGAGCGCCGCCTCCAGGAAGCCCTGGACATCCCGATCTTCCACGACGACCAGCACGGCACGGCCATCGTGACGCTGGCCGCCATGCGCAACGCCGCGAAGCTCACCGGCCGGACCCTCGGCGACCTGCGCGCCGTGATCTCGGGCGCGGGCGCGGCGGGCATCGCCATCGCCAAGATCCTGGTCGACGCGGGCATCGGCGACGTCTGCGTCACCGACCGCAAGGGCGTCGTCTCCGCCGACCGGTCCGACCTGACGGACGTCAAGGCGGAGATCGCGGGCCTGACGAACAAGACGGGCCAGACCGGCTCCCTGGAGAACGCGCTCGCGGGCGCGGACGTCTTCATCGGCGTCTCCGGCGGTACGGTCCCCGAGTCCGCGGTGGCGACGATGGCGAAGGACTGCTTCGTCTTCGCCATGGCCAACCCGAACCCGGAGGTCCACCCCGACGTCGCGCACAAGTACGCGGCGGTCGTGGCGACGGGCCGTTCGGACTTCCCGAACCAGATCAACAACGTGCTGGCGTTCCCGGGCATCTTCGCCGGTGCGCTGAAGGTCCGCGCGACCCGGATCACCGAGGGCATGAAGATCGCCGCCGCCGACGCCATCGCCGGCGTCGTGGGTGACGAGCTCGCCGCCGACTACGTGATCCCCTCGCCGTTCGACGCGCGCGTCGCGGAGGCCGTGACCGCGGCCGTCGCGGCCGCCGCCAAGGCGGACGGCGTGGCCCGCCTGGCCTGA
- a CDS encoding ABC transporter substrate-binding protein produces the protein MTASTTRRTTAARSRIAAVGAIAVAGALILTGCGDQTDKGSAATPSGKENSAPLFSKLPKKIQDAGVIKVGTDATYAPMEFTEGGKIVGVDPGIAEALGKQLGVTFKFESGTFDTLIGSMQTGRSDVVMSSLTDTKARQEGLDDKGAKTGAGVDFVDYFSASTGILVKKGNPDGIKTLDDLCGKKVAVQRGTTYEQSAKDQSEKCKTAGKGEVSIESFPTDAEAQTRVKAGGAVADLNDSPVAAYIAQTAGGGNDFEAIANPTDAGLFGIAVDKKNTELRDALKAALDAIIKDGSYKAALDKWNAGSGAVTEAKTNAGQ, from the coding sequence ATGACCGCAAGCACCACCCGTCGTACGACCGCCGCCCGGTCCCGGATCGCCGCGGTCGGCGCGATCGCGGTCGCCGGCGCCCTGATCCTCACCGGCTGTGGTGACCAGACGGACAAGGGTTCCGCGGCCACGCCGTCGGGCAAGGAGAACAGCGCCCCGCTGTTCTCCAAGCTGCCGAAGAAGATCCAGGACGCGGGCGTCATCAAGGTCGGCACGGACGCCACCTACGCGCCGATGGAGTTCACCGAGGGCGGCAAGATCGTCGGTGTCGACCCCGGCATCGCCGAGGCGCTCGGCAAGCAGCTCGGTGTCACCTTCAAGTTCGAGTCGGGCACCTTCGACACCCTGATCGGCAGCATGCAGACGGGCCGCAGCGACGTGGTCATGTCCTCGCTCACCGACACCAAGGCCCGTCAGGAGGGCCTGGACGACAAGGGCGCCAAGACCGGTGCGGGCGTCGACTTCGTCGACTACTTCAGCGCCTCGACCGGCATCCTGGTCAAGAAGGGCAACCCGGACGGGATCAAGACCCTCGACGACCTCTGCGGCAAGAAGGTCGCCGTCCAGCGCGGCACGACCTACGAGCAGTCCGCCAAGGACCAGTCCGAGAAGTGCAAGACGGCCGGCAAGGGCGAGGTCTCCATCGAGTCCTTCCCGACCGACGCCGAGGCCCAGACCCGCGTGAAGGCCGGCGGCGCCGTCGCCGACCTGAACGACTCCCCGGTCGCCGCGTACATCGCGCAGACCGCCGGCGGCGGCAACGACTTCGAGGCCATCGCCAACCCGACCGACGCCGGCCTGTTCGGCATCGCGGTGGACAAGAAGAACACCGAGCTGCGCGACGCCCTCAAGGCAGCCCTCGACGCGATCATCAAGGACGGCTCGTACAAGGCCGCCCTCGACAAGTGGAACGCGGGCTCCGGCGCCGTTACCGAGGCCAAGACCAACGCAGGCCAGTAA
- a CDS encoding amino acid ABC transporter permease — MRAIPVRHYGRWISAIVVIGLVVALAIAFSQGNVRWATVPEKLFDSTIIRGLFNTIWISVASMALGLVLGVLFAVMRLSKNPVTSTIAWFYIWFFRGTPVYVQLLIWFNLALIFPVLNLGFYKDEMTQVMTPFLAALLGLGLNEGAYMAEIVRAGIQSVDEGQTEASHALGMTQAKTMRRIVLPQAMRVIVPPTGNEFINMLKTSSLVVAVQYFDLLRAAQDIASTSFAVMEMFFVASIWYLALTSVFSVGQYYLERRYSRGTLRSLPPTPLQKIKANLSRFSNRKAVA, encoded by the coding sequence ATCCGTGCCATCCCGGTCCGCCACTACGGGCGCTGGATCAGCGCCATCGTCGTCATCGGCCTGGTCGTGGCGCTCGCCATCGCCTTCTCGCAGGGCAACGTCCGCTGGGCGACCGTGCCGGAGAAGCTGTTCGACTCCACCATCATCCGGGGTCTGTTCAACACGATCTGGATCAGCGTCGCCTCGATGGCCCTGGGCTTGGTGCTCGGTGTCCTCTTCGCAGTGATGCGGCTCTCGAAGAACCCGGTGACCAGCACCATCGCCTGGTTCTACATCTGGTTCTTCCGCGGCACCCCGGTGTACGTGCAGCTCCTCATCTGGTTCAACCTCGCCCTGATCTTCCCGGTCCTGAACCTCGGGTTCTACAAGGACGAGATGACCCAGGTCATGACCCCGTTCCTGGCCGCCCTGCTGGGCCTCGGCCTGAACGAGGGCGCGTACATGGCGGAGATCGTCCGGGCCGGCATCCAGTCGGTCGACGAGGGCCAGACCGAGGCCTCGCACGCGCTCGGCATGACCCAGGCGAAGACCATGCGCCGGATCGTGCTGCCGCAGGCCATGCGGGTGATCGTGCCGCCCACGGGCAACGAGTTCATCAACATGCTCAAGACCTCGTCGCTCGTGGTCGCCGTCCAGTACTTCGACCTGCTGCGCGCGGCCCAGGACATCGCCTCCACCTCGTTCGCGGTGATGGAGATGTTCTTCGTCGCGTCGATCTGGTACCTCGCCCTGACCAGCGTGTTCAGCGTCGGGCAGTACTACCTGGAGCGCCGCTACTCGCGCGGCACGCTGCGATCCCTGCCGCCCACCCCGCTGCAGAAGATCAAGGCGAACCTCTCCCGCTTCTCGAACCGCAAGGCGGTGGCCTGA
- a CDS encoding amino acid ABC transporter ATP-binding protein, producing the protein MSTTAMVKAEGVHKSYGAAHILKGIDLEVAPREVFCLVGPSGSGKSTFLRCINHLEQINAGRLSVDGRLVGYRQKGDKLYELKDSEVAAQRKDIGMVFQRFNLFPHMTAIENVMEAPVMVKGESKSVARARAVKLLDRVGLGDKGGSYPTQLSGGQQQRVAIARALAMEPKLMLFDEPTSALDPELVGDVLDVMRDLAESGMTMIVVTHEMGFAREVGDNLVFMDGGVVVESGHPREVLGNPQHDRTKAFLSKVL; encoded by the coding sequence ATGTCGACGACTGCCATGGTGAAGGCGGAAGGCGTCCACAAGTCGTACGGCGCGGCGCACATCCTCAAGGGCATCGACCTGGAGGTCGCCCCGCGTGAGGTCTTCTGCCTGGTCGGCCCGTCCGGCTCCGGCAAGTCGACGTTCCTGCGGTGCATCAACCACCTGGAGCAGATCAACGCCGGCCGGCTCTCGGTCGACGGGCGGCTCGTCGGCTACCGCCAGAAGGGCGACAAGCTCTACGAGCTCAAGGACAGCGAGGTCGCGGCGCAGCGCAAGGACATCGGCATGGTGTTCCAGCGCTTCAACCTCTTCCCGCACATGACGGCCATAGAGAACGTCATGGAAGCCCCCGTCATGGTCAAGGGCGAGAGCAAGTCGGTCGCGCGGGCCCGCGCCGTCAAGCTCCTCGACCGGGTCGGCCTCGGCGACAAGGGCGGGAGCTACCCCACCCAGCTCTCCGGCGGCCAGCAGCAGCGCGTGGCCATCGCCCGCGCGCTGGCCATGGAACCCAAGCTGATGCTCTTCGACGAGCCCACCTCGGCGCTCGACCCCGAGCTCGTCGGCGACGTCCTCGACGTCATGCGGGACCTGGCCGAATCCGGCATGACCATGATCGTGGTCACCCACGAGATGGGATTCGCCCGCGAGGTCGGCGACAACCTCGTCTTCATGGACGGCGGCGTCGTCGTCGAATCCGGCCACCCCCGCGAAGTCCTGGGCAACCCCCAGCACGACCGCACCAAGGCCTTCCTCTCGAAGGTCCTGTAA